The Zingiber officinale cultivar Zhangliang unplaced genomic scaffold, Zo_v1.1 ctg136, whole genome shotgun sequence genome segment TCAAACACAGTAGATTTTGATGTTTTTATTTTGATATTCAGCTTTTGTTCAAGGATAATTGCCACTCAAATCAGGAATCACAGAAGAGAATGATTAGCAATCCACAATCTTCAGGGGCACAGGTACATGTTCCACATGTCTTTGCTTTTATTTTGCATTTTTTACCTGTTTCGTTTTTCACTTCCTTGGTGGTAGGCCTATTGTGTGCCTTGATGTCTCtctagttattttattttgtttcttttttctcAATATTGCATCATGATAATTATGCCACATGCCATTTTAGCCCCTTAGACCTCCAGTAGTGGGTTCTGCTGGTCCACCACCAAATTTTGGTGCCTCCATGCCTGTACAAGTAAGtctgcttcatttttttttttttttgcattttttttgcctttatttgtttattttttctgTGATCAAATTGTCATGTGAATATTGCAGTATAGGACAATGGTTCCAGCCCCTCAATTTGTCCCAGCTGCCTCTCAGCAATTTAGGCCTGTCCCCCAAGGAATGCCAGCGCCAAATATTGCCATGCCTACTGGCCAAACTCAAATGCCTCATTTTTCTCAATCAACACAGCAATTGCCTCCAATATCAGGCCAACCGGGTCAAGTGCCACCATCATTCCAAGCAATTCCAATGTCATATGTTCAAGCAAGTAGACCTATCTCATCTGGGCCGTTGCCACCTCAACAAAATGCTCAAGTGCCAAACAATGTGCCTAATCTTCCAGGTGCAGCAATGCCCCTTTCTTCATCATACACGGTAAGGCCCCAAAGCTACAAAGAAAAGCTAGCATACTTTCATGTTGATCGGTTGTTTGATGTTACAGTATTGGATTGCAGTTTGCAACATCTTATGTTCAGGCACCAAATACCATAAATGCTCCAGTTCAGTATCAACCAGCAACACAGGTGACCCCTTCGAGGACACAAACCTGGGCAACACCTGGAACTCAGAGTGTACCTCTTGTTGCACCTTTGCATCAGACTTCCCAACAACCTTTGGCTACCTCTGTGACTATTCCAGTaagttttgttttaattttttttttgcatttgttAATTCTGCTTAGATGAAAATTTTGGAGTCTCCTAGCTTAACCTTTTACGTCTGATGAAAAAAGGCACAAACTGTACAATCAAATTCTACAAAACAGAGCTCTTCTGACTGGCAAGAGCACTGCTGCTGATGGAAAAAGGTGTGGATTGAGTAATTATGCTTATTTTATGTTTTCATTTCATGAAGTTGCTATTTCTATTTATGATTGCTATTGCTACTTAAATTAAAGTTATTCAGAGTTAAAGTTACTTTCATCAATGTATGTCAATGTTCCACTAAAATGCCAGTGGTGTGTTATGTCTCATGTACTTATTCTTTGTCCTTTCATTAGTTTTGTACATTATTCCTTTTTGTTATGATtcgtcatttttttttcttttcagatACTATTGTAATAAGAAGACTAGGCAATCAGCGGAGCATGTAACGGAGCCTGCGGCGGAGCATGTAGCGGAGCCTGCGGCGGAGCCGACAGCGGAGCCTGCGGCATGGCATGGGGCTAGGATAGGCCGAAGCAGCTCGTCGTTGATTCCTGACACATGGAGGGAACGGGTGGAAGCGACGGAAAATTACTTAGTTCTATACCGGGATTGATAGCAAACTTCCGAAGTGTACCAAGGGTAGAGGCGAAGGTGTTTTGTCCGATATAGGTGAGACAGATGGCATAATGTTATTGGAAagagtttatataaatattataccgTGCTCCTTCTCCGTTTCAGTTTCGCTTCTACTCGCTCTTCACTTCCTCAGCTCTCTCAATGTCTAAACAGCGAGCTCCCAGATGTCTCTCTTTCAACTGTTTTACTTGTGGACTAGGTCGTCCTCGTACTCCAGCGCAGGCTCCTCGTACTCCGGTACGACAACGCTTGCGACGGAGTACACGGAGCCTGCGGCGGAGTACGACGATGACCTAGTTCACAAGTAAAACAGTTGAAAGAGAGACATCTGGGAATTCGTCGTTCAGACATTGAGGGAGCTGAGGAAGTGAAGAGCGAGTAGAAGCGAAACTGAAATGGATAAGGAGCACagtataatatttatataaatcCTTTTCAATAATATTATGTCATCTGTCTCATCCATGTCGGATAAAACACCTTCAACTCTGTCCTTGGTACACTTCAGAAGTTTGCCATCATTCTCGGTACAGAACTAAGCAGTTTTCCGTCGCTCCCACCCCTTCTTTCCATGTGTTAGGAATCAACGGCGAGAGATGCTTCGGCCTGTCCTGGCCCCTGCCATGCTGCAGGCTCCGCTGCATGCTCAGTAAACACTTCGGCTACTTTTGCCTCCTTTGATGCTTATGCCTCGGCAACAAACACTTCAGCTGTTTTTACCTCGGACGCAGGCTCCTCTGTCTGCACTAATGCAGATAGCAAATCCAAGATGGACATAAGtacttttcttttattattataatttatatttttttatgtacAATTATGTTGGTAGATTAATTTATCTGATCATTGTTCTTTTGATATTCATTTTTGATATCGTTATGTCTGTTCTATCGGTAACGCGTCATGATGAGTTGCTGGAGATGCTACCTACACTGCTTTGGGTTTGATGTTGTTTTTTTTCATATATAATTAAGAAGCAATGTAGCTCTGTGGATGTATGCATGACTGGATTTTTTTTTGATTCATGACGAGATctgtttcaaaattaaatatattttttttaaaaaaaaaagattattccaaatttatttaaaaaattaaaaacatatattAGTTAGTTGACTGTTTTAATTATTTGAGCCATCATCTTTTGTATATATTTTAAGTTATTAAACTaactttgaaatatatatatatatatattttttggtaGGATATGAAtcaattattataaaatattaacaACAATGATGGTAAACGATAATTATCATGTtgatttttacaaaatttaaaaatttagtatatatatatataacaaaggGTTCACCCTAATCTgaaatattttcatcaacttaaaACAAGGGTTGTTGGTGGTCTAGCTACTCGCAAGAACTCTTCTCTCGAACTAAGGGATTCTTCTAAAGGTAAAAGTTAATATCTCTTTCGTACCGAGGGAAGAAGTTACCCTTTCTAATATTTAGCTCAAAGCTTTAGTGTAAGATTCTCTGGAAtaagttaatttaatatatatggtTTTTTCCATTTCTTATTCATATATAGCATATTACACATTACAAAATTTACTAATTAGTACACAAGCCTAAAAAATCATACTCATAAAAGCTTATGTTGTTGTGACTATAACTCAGCTTCGAATACTTCCAACTTCGTCATGCGCTTTAGGAGACTTTTTCATACCGAGGTCACTAGCTAGGCTACGTTCAAGGATGCATTCAAGAATTAAAAGTGCAATCGACATTTAGGGTATGGAAGGGCTGGGCTAAATAAGAAGTGGGCTTTAATGCTAATCTTAAATTTAGCCAAATTTCTTCTTCGATTGCACCATTAAAGAAGTGCAATTGAGCATTAGTTGAATTAGCAACACCTAGGATAGTCATTATATGGCCGTCCTTGACTAAGCTTATACGACTCCATCATACTAGCACCACATGTTCTAAACCCAAAGGTCCAACCAAGCCAAGTCACTCTAGGGCGAGTCAATTTGAGTTGATTTACTTTGGCCCGAGGGACTCCATGTTGAGTTAATTAGTTCAAGCTGAGAAAGAGTTAAGTCATTCTAAGTTCTACAAATTTGAGTCCTTACTCTTTTGCCAATTGCTCTTACATGTGACCTCCCATTTCACCTACCTTgacaaaatttaaaaactatcttATGTCGTCATTCTAAGCCATATTTAAATGTGATCTCCCATGTGATCTCTTGCAGACCGaaacaaatattattttttattatataatatatatgtaCACAAAAGTATCATTAGAAGGAAACTATGCTTCGAGCTTAAGTTTTTTATCAGGCTTAATAGTATTTTTGctcttaaaaattatattaaatttatattattcttttatttttaatatattattgataattttaaattataaaatattttattttatttgataaaattataattttatatttcttttattttaaaatcatttttagattttaaaatgtttatttttaaaaaaataagtatcCTTGGGGCGAGTCAAGTGGTTAATTAGTTAGcccatatataaaattaatataacaTGCTTAGGCCGTCGTGCTTAATTAGTTGGGCCAACTTATTTTGGCATCTCTATTGGGTAGCATTGTATACATGCTAATACTATATATATCCCAGTTAACATCAATATAATTCGTATTTTCCACCTATGTGCTTCACTATATatacaaattaattttcaaaggatttgcaAACTTATGTGATGGCCAATACTATGTGACAATTAATATTGACGCTCCCTACACTTTCATAAAATCGGTCCCATGATTATTTGTGGAGAGATAAATCGAAAAACTA includes the following:
- the LOC122036316 gene encoding proline-rich protein 36-like; amino-acid sequence: MISNPQSSGAQPLRPPVVGSAGPPPNFGASMPVQYRTMVPAPQFVPAASQQFRPVPQGMPAPNIAMPTGQTQMPHFSQSTQQLPPISGQPGQVPPSFQAIPMSYVQASRPISSGPLPPQQNAQVPNNVPNLPGAAMPLSSSYTFATSYVQAPNTINAPVQYQPATQVTPSRTQTWATPGTQSVPLVAPLHQTSQQPLATSVTIPAQTVQSNSTKQSSSDWQEHCC